AGCGAGGCCCCGACGCGCGAGGTGTCCACCGGGCTCGCGTAGCACTCGCCCTCGTGCCCGCCGAACGGCGCGACGCGGACCCAGCCGTCGTGCACGCACAGCGCCCGCAGCTCGTGCAGCTCGTCGGCGACGCCCATGACGATCTCGGCGACGCCGGCGGCACGCGCGAACTCGTCGAGCTCGGCGAGCACGCGACGCGCGAGACCGCGCCGGCGCCGCACGGGGACGACGTAGAGCCGGGTCACCTCGTAGCGGCCGTCGTGCTCCTGGAGCGACGCCGTCGCCACGGCGTCGCTGCCGTCGTACACGAGGACGGTGAGCAGCACCGACGACGGGTCGGTCCCGTCGGGACGGGCACGGCGCTGACCCGGACCGCCCGCCGTGGGCGCCGAGCGGTGGCGCAGCTCGTCGGCGAGACGCTCGCGCAGCTCGGCGGCGTGCGGGTGCCCCCAGGCGGCGATCCGGGTGCGCAGCTCGTCGCGCAGGACCGACGGAGCCTGGTCGGGGAACGGGGTGTGCACCGGCTCGGCCATCATCGCCGCGCCCGCGTCGGTGCGAGGTCGGCGCGGCAGCCGCCGCCCGCCGACGCCGGTGGGCGCTGCTCGGGCGCGCGCGTGCGATCCGTGCTCATGTGTCCCCCTCGACGACGTGCCCGCGGTGGACGGGCAGGTGCAGCGCTGCGTCGGCGCCGGCCGCACCCGGACGTGAGTCGGGCGGCCGGGACCGTACGCGACCGCCGCCGAACCTAGGCCTGGGGCCGCGCCGGGGTCAACACGTCGAGCCGGTGCCGCCCGCATCCCGAGACCGGGCGACGCGGGAGGGGTGTCCGGCGGGAGCGGCGTCAGCGCGGTCGCGGCACCGCCGACGCGCGGCGTCGGACGAGCACGAGGTCGTCGCGGTGCACGACGGCCCGGTCGTATCCCGGCCCGAGCTCGGCGCGCAGGTCCGACGTCGTGCGCCCGAGCAGGCCCGGGACCTCCTGCGAGGAGTACGCCGCGAGCCCGCGGGCGACGACGGTCCCGTCGGGGGCGGTCAGCGCCACCGGGTCGCCCGCCTCGAAGTCGCCCTCGACCGCGGTGACCCCGGCGGGCAGGAGCGACGTCCGGCGCTCCACGACCGCCCGCACCGCACCGTCGTCGAGCACGAGCCGCCCGCGCGTGCGGGCCGCGTGCGCGAGCCACAGCAGCCGCGTGGACGCGCGGCGCCCCGTCGCGGCGAACCACGTCCCGACGTCCTCGCCCGCGAGCGCCGCACGGGCGTTCGCGGCCGACGTGAGCACGACCGGGATCCCGGAGCCCGAGGCGATCGACACCGACTCGAGCTTGGTCACCATGCCCCCCGTGCCGACGGCGCTCCCCCGTGCCGTCACGTCGACGCCCGCGACGTCGTGCTCGCCGCGGACCTCGGGGATCCGCACGGAGCCGGGCCGCGACGGCGGGCCCGTGTGCAGCCCGTCCACGTCGGTGAGCAGCACGAGCGCGTGCGCGCGCACGAGGTGCGAGACGAGGGCGGCGAGCCGGTCGTTGTCGCCGAACCGGATCTCGTCGGTCGCGACCGTGTCGTTCTCGTTGACGATCGGGACGACGCCCAGGTCGAGCAGCCGCTCGAGCGCGCGCTGGGCGTTGCGGTAGTGCCCGCGCCGGACGGTGTCGTCCGCGGTGAGCAGCACCTGCCCGACCCGGATGCCCCGGTCCGCGAACGCCCTCGCGTAGTGCGCGACGAGCAGCCCCTGCCCCACCGACGCGGCGGCCTGCTGGGTCGCGAGGTCGCGCGGGCGTGCCGGCAGCCCGAGCGGGCCGATCCCGGCGGCGATCGCACCCGACGAGACCAGCACGACCTGACCGCCGGCGGCGTGCCGGTCGGCGAGCACCTCGGCGAGCGCACGCACGCGCTCGGGGTCGAGGTGCCCGTCGGGCGTCGTGAGCGACGACGAGCCGACCTTGACGACGACCCGGACGGCGTCGGGCAGCTCGCGTCGGTGCAGGAGGGGGGCGGCAGCACTCACGGACGCATTGTGCCCGTCCCGGCCGCCGTCAGGACTCGTCGGTCCAGACGCCGGCCTCGCGCTCGGTCCACAGCTCGGCGCGCGCCTCCGCCTTGGCGTCCATGCGCTCCTTGTACTCGACGCGCTTCTCACCACGCGTGGGGCGCGAGCGCTCCTCGATGCGCAGGTCCGTCCCGCGCGGGCCCCCGAGCAGCTCCGAGCCCGTCAGGAGCGTCGGCTCCCAGTCGAACACGACCGCCTTGGGCCCGTCGCCGATGACGACCTCCGCGCCCGCGACGGCGCCCGCGGCGAACAGCTTCTCCTCGACCCCGAGCCGCGCGAGGCGGTCCGCGAGGTAGCCGACGGCCTCGTCGTTCGTGAAGTCCGTCTGGCGCACCCACCGCTCCGGCTTGACCCCGCGGATCTGGAAGTAGTCGTGCGGGCCGTCGGTGCGCTTCGTGACCGTGAACCCGGACTCGTCGACCGCCCTGGGCCGCAGGACGACGCGCGTCGGCTCGGGCTGGGGTGCCTCACGCCGCGCCTGCTCGACGAGCTCCGCGAGGGCGAACGTCAGGGGGCGCAGGCCCTCGTGGCTCACCGCGGAGATCTCGAAGACCTGCAGGCCGCGCGCCTCGAGGTCCGGCTTGACGAGGTCGGCGAGCTCGCGCGCCTCGGGGACGTCGATCTTGTTGAGCACGACCATGCGCAGGCGCTCCATGAGCGGCACCCGGCCGCCCTCGATGCCGATGTCTCCGCCGTACGCCGCGAGCTCGTGCTCGATCACGTCGAGGTCGCTCAGCGGGTCGCGGCCCGGCTCGAGGGTCGCGCAGTCGAGCACGTGCACGAGCACCGCGCACCGCTCGATGT
The Cellulomonas sp. NS3 DNA segment above includes these coding regions:
- the obgE gene encoding GTPase ObgE, which encodes MATFVDRVVLHATGGDGGHGCVSIRREKFKPLAGPDGGNGGHGGSIILEVDPQVTTLLEYHHSPHKHAPSGGQGMGNYRQGFTGEDLVLGVPDGTVVKSPTGEVLADLVGTGARYVVAAGGHGGLGNSAIASPKRKAPGFALLGEPGDTQDVVLELKTIADVALIGYPSAGKSSLVAAMSAARPKIADYPFTTLVPNLGVVQAGSSRYTVADVPGLIPGASEGKGLGLEFLRHIERCAVLVHVLDCATLEPGRDPLSDLDVIEHELAAYGGDIGIEGGRVPLMERLRMVVLNKIDVPEARELADLVKPDLEARGLQVFEISAVSHEGLRPLTFALAELVEQARREAPQPEPTRVVLRPRAVDESGFTVTKRTDGPHDYFQIRGVKPERWVRQTDFTNDEAVGYLADRLARLGVEEKLFAAGAVAGAEVVIGDGPKAVVFDWEPTLLTGSELLGGPRGTDLRIEERSRPTRGEKRVEYKERMDAKAEARAELWTEREAGVWTDES
- the proB gene encoding glutamate 5-kinase; translation: MSAAAPLLHRRELPDAVRVVVKVGSSSLTTPDGHLDPERVRALAEVLADRHAAGGQVVLVSSGAIAAGIGPLGLPARPRDLATQQAAASVGQGLLVAHYARAFADRGIRVGQVLLTADDTVRRGHYRNAQRALERLLDLGVVPIVNENDTVATDEIRFGDNDRLAALVSHLVRAHALVLLTDVDGLHTGPPSRPGSVRIPEVRGEHDVAGVDVTARGSAVGTGGMVTKLESVSIASGSGIPVVLTSAANARAALAGEDVGTWFAATGRRASTRLLWLAHAARTRGRLVLDDGAVRAVVERRTSLLPAGVTAVEGDFEAGDPVALTAPDGTVVARGLAAYSSQEVPGLLGRTTSDLRAELGPGYDRAVVHRDDLVLVRRRASAVPRPR
- a CDS encoding GNAT family N-acetyltransferase, which translates into the protein MHTPFPDQAPSVLRDELRTRIAAWGHPHAAELRERLADELRHRSAPTAGGPGQRRARPDGTDPSSVLLTVLVYDGSDAVATASLQEHDGRYEVTRLYVVPVRRRRGLARRVLAELDEFARAAGVAEIVMGVADELHELRALCVHDGWVRVAPFGGHEGECYASPVDTSRVGASLARAGIA